Proteins encoded by one window of Salarias fasciatus chromosome 1, fSalaFa1.1, whole genome shotgun sequence:
- the aktip gene encoding AKT-interacting protein isoform X1, producing MNLNPFWSMSANTSRKQRPDNEDQSGHGEQRASPARLSFGKKQLPAIPKNAAPITKPTSTGTPVQSANGIHASYGPFYLEYSLLAEFTLVIKQKLPGIYVQPSYKSALMWFGVIFIRHGLYQDGVFKFTVYIPDNYPDGECPKLVFDIPVFHPLVDPVSGELDVRRAFTKWRRNHNHIWQVLMYARTVFYKINTTDPLNPEAAVLYEKDVQLFKSKVVDSVKLCNSHLFDQPKFDDPYAISFSPWNPAVHDEAKDRMFAYKRRPEDHHKGTQVSGLSWVKPGSTQPFSKEDNPPPS from the exons ATGAACTTAAACCCCTTCTGGAGCATGTCTGCCAACACAAGTCGTAAG CAGAGGCCTGACAACGAAGATCAGAGTGGGcacggagagcagagagccagTCCGGCCCGACTGTCGTTTGGCAAAAAGCAGCTTCCAGCCATTCCGAAGAATGCAGCCCCTATAACCAAACCCACCTCTACAGGGACGCCTGTCCAGTCAGCCAATGGCATCCACGCCTCATATGGGCCCTTCTACCTGGAGTACTCCTTGCTGGCTGAGTT CACTCTTGTGATCAAACAGAAGCTCCCTGGGATTTATGTGCAGCCGTCATACAAGTCTGCGTTAA TGTGGTTTGGAGTGATATTCATCAGACATGGCTTGTACCAGGACGGCGTCTTCAAATTCACTGTGTATATTCCAGATAACTATCCAGATGGGGAGTGTCCT AAATTAGTATTCGACATCCCAGTCTTCCATCCGCTTGTGGACCCTGTGTCTGGGGAGCTTGATGTCAGAAGAGCTTTTACCAAATGGAG ACGGAATCACAACCACATCTGGCAAGTCCTGATGTACGCTCGCACAGTTTTTTATAAGATCAACACCACAGACCCACTTAATCCAGAGGCTGCTGTGCT GTATGAAAAGGATGTACAGTTGTTCAAAAGCAAAGTGGTGGACAGTGTGAAACTATGCAACAGTCATCTTTTTGACCAGCCCAAGTTTGATGATCCTTACGCAATAAG TTTTTCTCCGTGGAACCCAGCTGTGCATGACGAAGCAAAAGACAGGATGTTTGCATACAAA CGACGGCCTGAGGATCACCACAAGGGAACGCAGGTGTCGGGGTTGTCTTGGGTGAAGCCCGGCTCGACTCAGCCCTTCAGCAAAGAAGACAATCCTCCCCCAAGCTGA
- the aktip gene encoding AKT-interacting protein isoform X2, whose amino-acid sequence MNLNPFWSMSANTSRKRPDNEDQSGHGEQRASPARLSFGKKQLPAIPKNAAPITKPTSTGTPVQSANGIHASYGPFYLEYSLLAEFTLVIKQKLPGIYVQPSYKSALMWFGVIFIRHGLYQDGVFKFTVYIPDNYPDGECPKLVFDIPVFHPLVDPVSGELDVRRAFTKWRRNHNHIWQVLMYARTVFYKINTTDPLNPEAAVLYEKDVQLFKSKVVDSVKLCNSHLFDQPKFDDPYAISFSPWNPAVHDEAKDRMFAYKRRPEDHHKGTQVSGLSWVKPGSTQPFSKEDNPPPS is encoded by the exons ATGAACTTAAACCCCTTCTGGAGCATGTCTGCCAACACAAGTCGTAAG AGGCCTGACAACGAAGATCAGAGTGGGcacggagagcagagagccagTCCGGCCCGACTGTCGTTTGGCAAAAAGCAGCTTCCAGCCATTCCGAAGAATGCAGCCCCTATAACCAAACCCACCTCTACAGGGACGCCTGTCCAGTCAGCCAATGGCATCCACGCCTCATATGGGCCCTTCTACCTGGAGTACTCCTTGCTGGCTGAGTT CACTCTTGTGATCAAACAGAAGCTCCCTGGGATTTATGTGCAGCCGTCATACAAGTCTGCGTTAA TGTGGTTTGGAGTGATATTCATCAGACATGGCTTGTACCAGGACGGCGTCTTCAAATTCACTGTGTATATTCCAGATAACTATCCAGATGGGGAGTGTCCT AAATTAGTATTCGACATCCCAGTCTTCCATCCGCTTGTGGACCCTGTGTCTGGGGAGCTTGATGTCAGAAGAGCTTTTACCAAATGGAG ACGGAATCACAACCACATCTGGCAAGTCCTGATGTACGCTCGCACAGTTTTTTATAAGATCAACACCACAGACCCACTTAATCCAGAGGCTGCTGTGCT GTATGAAAAGGATGTACAGTTGTTCAAAAGCAAAGTGGTGGACAGTGTGAAACTATGCAACAGTCATCTTTTTGACCAGCCCAAGTTTGATGATCCTTACGCAATAAG TTTTTCTCCGTGGAACCCAGCTGTGCATGACGAAGCAAAAGACAGGATGTTTGCATACAAA CGACGGCCTGAGGATCACCACAAGGGAACGCAGGTGTCGGGGTTGTCTTGGGTGAAGCCCGGCTCGACTCAGCCCTTCAGCAAAGAAGACAATCCTCCCCCAAGCTGA